ATAGCGAATCTGAACAGAGCCCCAATCCGGTTGGTGGGTGATCAGGCAGTTGGATTTCAACAGGTGGCTTACCAGCGTTTCTTCTACAATTTCTACGCCTGCCGATTCGCTGAGGTAATTGGCGTTAAATTCATAATTATCAATAGTGATATTTTGCTCATCAATGCATTCGCCCGTGAAGGCTGCGATTTCCTGGCCTTCAAGTTCATGCAGGCGGAATAACACAACACTGACATCGCCTTGTGCGCAGGCGCTCAAATCACGCTTTAGCGTTTCCTGAACCGTTTCCCAGTCGGCAAATTTTGTCTGGTTAAAGCTGTTCAAATAGAGTTTAAAACTTTTCGATTCAACCAGATTCACGCTGTTTGCATCAAGCTGCACATGACCCACGGCGACCTGCGGTAAACCGTTGCTATTCAGCCAGGACAGCTCATAAAGCGTCCAGATATCACCCCCACTAAACGGCAGATTATCAGCCTGTAAACCAAGCGGGTCACGATTTAGACTGCGTGGAACGGCCTGTAACAACGACGGTTGGTATTTATCCTGGTAAGCGGTTGGCTTACCCAGCGTCAGGCCGCTTAGCGCCTGGTGTTTTTCATAAGACATGTGTCACCGATAGAATGCAGGTACAATTGGTCTTTATTGTACCGCACCTTGAGAGAGTGAGAAATTGGTGGATAACGACGTACGTCAGGCGCTGGAAGATTTTACAAATCGCTTTTGTCACGCGTGGCGTGAACAGGTGGGTGGGTGGCCTGCGAGTGAAGAATTATTTGGTGTGCCGTCCCCGTGTATCGTGACGACAACCGGTAATGATGTGCGCTGGCAGCCGCAACCTTTCACTCCTGCTGGTGATCTCAGCGCTGTGGAACGGGCGATGGATATTACTCTGCAACCCGGTGCGCATCAGTTTTATACCACGCAGTTTGCTGGCGACATGCCCGCGCAGTCAGGTCACCAGGCTTTAACGCTATTACAAGCCTGGAGCGAAGAGGATTTTCAGCGCGTTCAGGAAAACCTGATTGGCCATCTGGTCACACAAAAGCGTTTAAAGCTTTCACCGACCCTGTTCCTCGCCACCACGCCTGACGAAATGGAGGTGGTGTCACTTTGCAATCTCACTGGAGAAGTGGTGCTGGAGAAAATCGGCACCAAACAGCGGACAACTCTCGCACCTTCACTGAGCTTATTCCTTCAGGAGCTTCAGCCGCAGGTCATCTAACCGTTGATCGCTGCTGAGCTTGTGAGAGATCTCTTACACAAGCTGTAAGAGATCTCTAACTTTTCATTTGAGATTTTTATGGCTATTAATGAAATAGCTATTAATTATCAAAGGTTTGATGATGTTTTTCGTCACTTTTGAATGAAAGTTATCGTAAGCATAGGTTGTGAGTGCCTTGCGAGATTGAACGAATTAGTAGATTCTATGTCCGTCGACAGGAAGTCGGGAAGTGAAGGAGATGTCAGGATGATGTCACTTCATTGAAGAACGGGAAGACACCAGGAAGGTGTTACAAGGAAGGCTTCAGGATTGAAGCAAGGATCACTCAGGAAGAGTAAGGGACACCTCCAGGATGGAGAATGAGAGCCGAGCCAGGAATGTTCGGTGGGTCTGGAAGACCAAAGGATAATGCATCAGGATGATGCCGGATCACCGCAGGATGACGGTAGCAGGACGCGAGTACGACGGAATGTAGGTCAGGAGACCACAGGACATAGTTGTCACGGACGAGCAGGGAGCACCAAAAGTAGCCGGATTAGCTGCGAAACGAACCGGGAGCACTGTTTATACAGTGCTCCCTTTTTTTATGCTTTTTTTTCGCCCACAGTAAGAAATGAAGAAAGTTAGAAGTGGTATGCTTGCCGGCTTCTTTTTCACTGATGCCTGAGGTTTTCATGGAACGTCACGCGCTGGTACGCCAGCATCTACACATCATCGAGCAGGTTTTACGTGACCATCAACATTGGCAGGGCAGTGCGCCGGGTGCCGAAGCCTTTGAAAGTACCCAGCCGTTTTGTCTGGATACTCTACAACCCACAGAATGGCTGCAATGGGTTTTAATTCCACGCATGCACGCACTGATAGAAGCGCGGCATCCTTTGCCAGTCGACTTCGCCATCGCGCCATACTACGAAATGGCGCTCGATGCGGCACATGCCGGGCGTGAGCCTCTCTTAAAAGCGTTGCAAGAGCTTGATGCTCTGTTCGCGAGTGACAAAAACTGATGCTGGAAATTATTTATCAGGATGAATGGTTGGTGGCCGTGAACAAACCTTCGGGTTGGTTGGTGCACCGAAGCTGGCTGGACCGTCATGAAACGGTGTTCGTCATGCAAACCGTACGTGACCAAATCGGCAAGCACGTTTTTACCGTACATCGCCTCGACAGACCTACTTCTGGCGTCTTGTTGATGGGGCTCTCCAGCGAAGTTGCGCATTTGCTCTCGCAGCAGTTTGAAAATCACCAGATTCAGAAACGTTATCACGCGGTCACTCGCGGTTGGCTTGAAGATGAAGCCTTGCTGGATTATCCGCTCGTTGAAGAGTTGGATAAAATTGCGGATAAACACGCAACGCAAGACAAAACGCCGCAGCCTGCGGTCACGCATTATCGCGGTCTGGCAACGGTTGAAATGCCGGTCCCGGTTGGTCGATATCCAACAGCGCGCTACAGCCTTGTGGAACTGGAACCGAAAACCGGTCGCAAGCACCAGCTACGCCGCCATATGTCCCATTTGCGTCATCCGATGATTGGCGATTCTAAGCATGGCGACCTGCGCCAAAACCGTGCTGCGGCAGAACATTTTGGCTGCCAACGCCTGATGCTGCATGCAAGCCAGCTTTCGTTAACGCATCCTGTTACCGGTGAGCCGTTATGCTTGCGCGCAACGCTCGACGATACCTGGATGCAGATGATGTCACAGTTTGGCTGGCGTGGATTGCTGAGTGATATCGAAAAGGTTGAGTTTGTGGCACGCAACGGCCAGGATGAATAATACAGCCGTAACGCAAGGAGTTAACTGATGGCCGAAGTGGGGATTTTTGTAGGAACGATGTATGGAAACTCGCTGTTGGTGGCGGAAGAAGCCGAAGCGATTCTAAAAAAGAAAGGTCATAAAGCCACAGTATTCGAAGATCCTGAGCTTGCAGACTGGCAGAAATATCGCGACCAATATGTGCTGATTGTCACTTCAACAACCGGCCAGGGCGATTTACCCGACAGCATTGTTCCTCTGTTTCAGGCAATTAAAGACAAAGTCGGATACCAACCTGAATTGCGTTACGGTTTGATTGCGCTGGGCGACAGCAACTACGAACATTTTTGTGGCGGTGGTAAACAATTCGATACCTTGCTGCAAGAGCAGGGCGCAAAACGTATTGGCACCGTGTTAGCGATTGATGCCAATGATCATCCTGAGCCCGAATCTGTTTCGAACCCGTGGGTCGAGCAGTGGGAAACGCTGTTAAAGTGACAGCAAGAATCAATGGCGGGGATGCTTGGGTGTCGCCGCCTATGATATTACACCCAGCGGGCTGGGTGCGGGTCATCACCTGCCAGCAATGCAATTGCCGCACAACTATTCAGGGAGTTGCCAGTCTGGTCTGACAAAATGGCAGGTATAGCCATTTGGGTTATGCACGAGATAGTCCTGGTGCTCTGGCTCTGCTGACCAGAAGGGGGTCGCTTCCTTCACTTCAGTGACGACTGTACCCGGCAAAATACCTGATGCGTCTATTTCCTCGATCAACTGGTTGGCCTGGTGCATCTGCTCATCCGTAAGCCAAAAGATAGCAGAACGATAGCTGGAGCCAACATCATTACCCTGCCTAAATGGCGTAGTGGGATTGTGGATCTGAAAGAAGTATTTCAGCAAATCGCGGAAACTAATCTGCTCAGGATTAAACTCGACTTTTACCGCCTCTGCATGGCCTGGATGGTACGCATAGGTCGGATTGTCATTCTGCCCGCCCGTGTAGCCAACTTCGGTGCTGATGACTCCATCAACTTTTCGAAGTAAATCCTGCACTCCCCAGAAACAACCTCCAGCAAGAATTGCGACTTCATTTTTCATGTTTATCTCCAGAATTAAACAGTGCCAGATATTCGCCATATCCTTCAGCACTTAGATTTGCTTTAGGAATAAAACGCAGCGCGGCTGAGTTGATGCAATAACGTAGTCCGCCTTTCTCCTGGGGGCCGTCAGGGAATACATGCCCAAGATGGCTATCAGCATGAACGGAACGTACTTCAGTTCGTATCATCCCGTGGCTCAGATCTTTAATATTACGTACATTCTCATCTACCGGGTTGCTGAAAGCAGGCCAACCACATCCTGAGTCAAACTTATCCAGCGATGAAAATAACGGTTCACCGGAAACGATATCGACATACAGTCCGTCTTCGAAATGTTTGTCATATTCCCCCGTGAAAGGACGCTCCGTGGCATTATTTTGCGTTACGTTAAACTGTAGTTCAGATAAATTTGTTATTGTCTGAGTATCTTTATGATATTTATTGCTCATAGTGTCGCCTCTTGAGTGGATTAATTCCCTTGGTTAATATTTTGATGTATATCAGGGAAGCGCATTTCACCGCAATTTACGGTGAGGAACTTGGTATCAACAGACGCCGAAATCACCTTCCTCTTTATACAAAGCCACGTCGGAAGCTTTCAGTGTTATCTTCTCATCGCTTAGGTGATTTGAAGGGGTACAAATGACTTCATCAGCAAGTACATCCAGAACCTTCATTTTCGGTCCGCCTTTTTTAGCCTGTACCATATCGCCTGGTTTGAACATAAAACCCTCTCTTATACGAAACAATTGATACTTAACCATAAAACAAATTGATCGCTTAGGAAAGCTCTGTCAACGATAGCGACATTTAATCTTGGTACAGTCATAATATTCAATTATAGCAATGGAGAAATAACACTGAGTGAGGTTTTTACAAGCCAAAAAAATTGTGGTTGTACATTTAATATCTAAAAAAAGCATTATAAATAAATGAAAAAGAGATGTTTTTTAATTATTTGAAAATACTTTTTAAACACGCGATTGGTCGGCGTTGAAATATATTTGCGGTGTAAAAATCATGTTTGTACATTGTTCAAAACTGCAGAGGGAAAAATGAAAAAAGTGCTCTGCTCCGACTCTATCCAAACGCTCCATCGCATTAAAATCATTACCACGTAATCCGTTACCTTCCTCTGCGTTATACAATAATTCCCAAATCCGTGAACCATCCCCCAGACCGTTGGACAAAAGCCATAAAGTGCTCACAAAACGCGCAGTAAACTTGTGTCTTTGCACGATGAGGCGTTTTCACTCCCTTCATATACTTTCCCTCGGCCAAACATAAAACCGCAGAGTCAGAGTCACAAGAATACTGCGGACCGGCCGATACCTCATTCTGATAACCCTACAAGTGCAGAATGGATTGTAGCTAAAAGCTATATACCCAATGGATTTCGAGGTGCGGGAAGGCGGCAGCTTGAAAGACGATGGGTATGATTCAGGAGTGCAACATGAACACCATTAGCCAAACGGCGAGCGTTGCCGAGAAAAGAACCAACGCTCGTTATTGGATAGTAGTAATGCTCTTCATCGTCACCTCGTTTAACTATGGCGACCGCGCCACGTTATCTATTGCCGGTTCAGAAATGGCGAAAGATATCGGCCTTGATCCGATTGGCATGGGATATGTGTTCTCCGCATTTTCCTGGGCATACGTCATCGGGCAGATCCCAGGTGGCTGGCTGCTTGACCGTTTCGGCTCAAAACGCGTTTATTTCTGGTCGATTTTTATTTGGTCGCTGTTTACCTTGCTGCAAGGTTTCGTCGATATCTTCAGTGGTTTTGGCATCATCATCGCGCTGTTTACCCTGCGCTTCCTGGTGGGATTGGCTGAAGCGCCTTCCTTCCCCGGCAACAGCCGAATAGTCGCAGCGTGGTTCCCGGCACAGGAACGCGGTACGGCAGTCTCCATCTTTAACTCCGCACAGTATTTCGCGACGGTAATCTTCGCGCCAATCATGGGTTGGCTGACTCATGAAGTGGGCTGGTCGCACGTCTTCTTCTTCATGGGGGGCTTAGGCATCATCATCAGTTTTGTTTGGCTGAAAGTGATTCATGAGCCGAATAACCATCCGGGTGTGAATAAGAAAGAGCTGGAGTACATCGAAGAAGGCGGCGCGCTGATCAATATGGATCAGAAGCAAACCAAAGAGCGGGTACCTTTCGCGCAGAAATGGGGCCAGATCAAACAGCTGATTGGCTCGCGCATGATGATCGGGATCTATATCGGCCAGTACTGCATTAACGCCTTAACCTATTTCTTTATTACCTGGTTCCCGGTGTATCTGGTTCAGGAAAAAGGCATGTCGATTTTGAAAGCCGGTTTTGTGGCTTCGGTTCCGGCAGTCTGTGGATTTATCGGCGGCGTGCTGGGCGGGGTTATTTCTGACTGGCTGATGCGCCGCACCGGTTCGTTAAACATCGCGCGTAAAACGCCAATCGTATTGGGGATGTTGCTCTCGGTCAGCATGGTGTTCTGTAACTATGTTGAATCAGAAATGATGGTTATCGGCTTTATGGCGATGGCGTTCTTCGGGAAAGGCATCGGTGCCCTGGGCTGGGCGGTGATGGCTGATACCGCGCCGAAAGAGATAAGCGGCCTGAGCGGTGGCTTGTTCAATATGTTCGGTAACGTCTCCGGTATCGTGACGCCAATTGCTATCGGTTACATCGTTGGGACATCCGGTTCGTTCAACGGCGCGCTGATTTACGTTGGGGTGCATGCTGTTATCGCGGTACTGAGCTATCTGGTGATTGTCGGCGACATCAAACGTGTTGAACTCAAACCCGCAGCCACAGGACGCTAATGATGAATACTCAGGCAAGCCCGATTATTACAGATATGAAAGTGATTCCCGTGGCGGGGAATGACAGCATGCTGCTGAATATTGGTGGTGCGCACGGTGCTTTTTTCACTCGTAACATTGTTGTATTAACCGATAACGCCGGGCATACCGGCGTAGGTGAAGCGCCGGGTGGCGACGTGATTTATCAGACGCTGGTCGATTCAATCCCGCAGGTTGTCGGCCAGGAAATTGCGCGCATGAATCGTGTGGTGCAAAACGTCCATAAAGGTAATCAGTCAGCAGATTTTGATACCTTCGGTAAAGGTGCATGGACCTTTGAATTACGTGTTAATGCGGTCGCAGCACTGGAAGCCGCACTGCTTGATTTACTCGGCAAGGCGCTAAACGTCCCGGTCTGCGAGCTATTGGGGCCGGGGAAACAGCGCGATGAAGTCACCGTGTTGGGTTATCTGTTTTATATCGGCGATCGCCAGAAAACGGATTTGCCTTACCTTGAGGGTAAAAATACCGGCCACGCCTGGTACGATTTACGCCATCAGGAAGCGCTAACCAGCGACTCGATCGTGCGGCTAGCTGAAGCGGCGCAAGATCGTTATGGCTTTAAAGATTTCAAACTCAAAGGCGGAGTTTTACCCGGTGAGCAAGAACTGGATGCCGCCTGCTTGCTGAAAAAACGCTTCCCGGATGCGCGTATCACCGTCGATCCGAACGGCGCCTGGCTGCTGGATGAGGCTATCGCGTTGTGTAAGGGAATGGGCGATGTCCTGACCTATGCCGAAGATCCTTGCGGCGCGGAACAAGGTTATTCAGGGCGCGAAGTGATGGCTGAATTCCGCCGTGCAACGGGCTTACCGGTAGCGACCAATATGATTGCGACAAACTGGCGCGAGATGAACCACGCCATCATGCTCAACGCCGTCGATATTCCGTTAGCCGACCCACATTTCTGGACGCTTAGCGGCGCGGTTCGTGTCGCGCAAATGTGCGACGAATGGGGCCTGACGTGGGGTTGTCATTCCAATAACCATTTCGACATTTCCCTGGCGATGTTCACCCATGTGGGGGCTGCGGCACCGGGCAAACCCACGGCTATCGACACCCACTGGATTTGGCAGGAAGGCGACCAGCGACTGACGAAATCCCCGCTGCAAATCGTTAACGGCAAAATCGCGGTGCCGGATGCGCCAGGCTTAGGCGTAGAACTTGACTGGGAACAGGTGCAGAAAGCTCATGAAGTGTATAAATCCCTCTCGGGTGGTTCGCGCAATGACGCCACAGCCATGCAATACCTGGTGCCGGGCTGGAAATTCGATCGTAAACGTCCGGCATTTGGCCGCGGATAAAACATTCTTGCTGAAAAGGAATTAACGATGAGCACATTTACTTCTACCCCAGTAGTCACTGCGATGCAGGTTATTCCCGTTGCGGGCCATGACAGTATGCTGATGAATTTGAGTGGGGCACACTCGCCGTTTTTCACCCGTAATATTGTGATTATCAAGGATAACTCTGGCCACACAGGTGTGGGGGAAATCCCCGGTGGTGAAAAGATCCGCCAGACACTTGAAGAAGCGGCAGCGTTGGTCATTGGCAAAACGCTGGGCGAGTACAAAAACATTCTGAACCTGGTACGTACCGAATTTGCTGACCGTGACTCCGGCGGGCGGGGTTTGCAGACCTTTGATTTGCGCACCACCATTCATGTTGTAACCGGTATTGAATCGGCCATGCTGGACTTACTTGGTCAGCACCTGGGCGTGAACGTCGCTTCTTTGCTGGGTGATGGGCAACAGCGCAGTGAAGTCGAAATGCTCGGCTATCTGTTCTTCGTCGGTAATCGCAAACAGACTCCGCTGCCTTATCAGAGCCAGCCTAATGAGAAATGCGACTGGTATCGCATTCGCCACGACGAAGCGATGACGCCAGATTCTGTGGTGCGTCTGGCAGAAGCGGCTTACGAGAAATATGGCTTTAACGACTTCAAACTGAAAGGCGGTGTATTAGCTGGAAGCGAAGAAGCCGAAGCCGTGACGGCACTGGCAAAACGCTTCCCGCAAGCTCGCGTTACGCTTGACCCGAACGGAGCCTGGTCGCTTGATGAAGCGATTAGCATTGGTAAGCAATTACGTGGCGTACTGGCTTATGCCGAAGATCCGTGTGGTGCGGAACAGGGTTATTCAGGCCGTGAAATTATGGCTGAATTCCGTCGTGCGACTGGTTTGCCAACCGCGACCAATATGATTGCTACCGACTGGCGTCAGATGGGCCACACGCTTTCCCTGCAATCGGTCGATATCCCGCTCGCCGATCCGCATTTCTGGACCATGCAAGGTTCGGTTCGCGTCGCGCAAATGTGCCACGAATTTGGACTGACGTGGGGATCGCATTCCAACAACCACTTTGATATCTCTCTGGCGATGTTTACCCACGTTGCAGCCGCAGCACCAGGGAAAGTCACCGCCATCGACACGCACTGGATTTGGCAGGAAGGCAATCAACGCCTGACCAAACAGCCGTTCGAAATCAAAGGCGGCATGGTGCAGGTGCCGAAAACACCAGGGCTGGGCGTTGAGCTGGATATGGATCAAGTGATGAAAGCACATGAGCTTTATCAGCAGCACGGACTGGGCGCACGCGATGATGCGATGGCGATGCAGTATTTGATCCCAGACTGGACGTTTAATAATAAGCGCCCATGCATGGTCAGGTAATCTTAACCCTAATGACCTGACCCACATCGCGACGGACGGCATATGAAAATTATCACCGCACCAGATTCATACAAAGAGAGCCTTAGCGCTCTCGAGGTGGCGACACAAATCGAAGCCGGTTTTCGGGAAGTGTTTCCGAATGCCTGCTATGTGAAGCTGCCCGTTGCTGATGGGGGCGGTTTTCAGCGTGCTGTACCGTATCTGTACGCTGGAAGAAGCGCTGGAAAATGCCGGAGATAATCTGCGCATGGCTTCGCGTAACAGTGCGGCGACAATTGCTATCGGGTTGTTCTGTCGGGAGAAATAAGTTTCCCGACAGATAACTTTGCAGTGTTAACCAAACATACGTTGCGCTTCTTTTGAAACATTATTCATCTCATCAAGCAGCTCAAAAAGTTCGGGTTCCAGATCTTCTGGCTTCACGCCATTGCGCAGTTGTTGTTCCAGAATCAGGCATAGGTTTTTCAACCGAGGCACACCGCTGTAGCTACAACTGCCGTGAAGTTTATGAATGATATCGACCAACTTCTCCGGGTTTTCCCCGACCAGTTGTTCTTCAACGGTGTTGCGAACTTCAGGTAAGAACACCAACAGCATTTGCAGCAAATCACGCGCCAGATCAGGCTTATTAGCCGCTTGTTGGAGCGCCAGCGACCAATCCAGAGTCTGATTTTGGTTACTGGTTTGCGTTGTCACTTCTATGTTTAATGGTTGAGCGAGCGCGGTGATGGCACCCGGCTGATACCGTAGCAGCAGGCTATACAGCTTTTTCTCTTCAATAGGTTTGGCAAGATAGTCATTCATACCTGCACTCAGCAGCTTCTCTTTTTGCCCCGCCATGGCGTGTGCCGTCACCGCGATAACCGGAGTTTGCTGGTGGTGTGGCATCTGGCGAATAACCTCACAGGCGCGGATACCATCCATTTCAGGCATCTGAATATCCATCAGGATGATGTCTATTTGCATCTGTTTCGCCCGCTCAATAGCCTGTAAACCGCTTCCGCACAGCTCAACGTTTTGCACATGATCTTCAAGCAATGCGCCAATCAGTTTCAGGTTGGCCGGGTTGTCATCAACGGCCATTACAGTGAGCGGCAGCTTTTTGTTTTCAACGTTATCGGCCAGTGCGGGATGCGCATTGAAGATGTGTTCAGCCAGCAGTGGCAGCAGACGTGGTGCGGTGACAGGCTTCAATAAACAAGCGGCAACACCTTCTTTTTTAAGCGATTCCGCATCGATCTGGCAATGGCTTGGCAGCGCCAGAATCAGGCAATCTGTCATCGTGACGGCTTTTGCCAGTTTTGGATTTGTAATGGAGAGCGTATCGCGGAACGTGACCGGCATTCCGAGCAACATAATATCGTAGTGCGCTTCGGCGAGGGCCGTGAACGTTGGGCTATACACCACTTCAAGCGGCGTATTGGCCAAAATATTGAGCGTGCTTTGCGCAGCGGAAGCATTTTGCTCGATATACGCAATGCGCTTGCCTGCCAGATTCTCAGTCGAATAACCGTCAAGAACCGCGTTAGGATTCAGATCCAGATTGATGTAGAACCAGAAGGTAGACCCCTGATTTGGCTGGCTATGGAACGAGATATCCCCGCCCATTTCGCTGACCAATTTCTGGGTGATCACCAGACCCAATCCAGTGCCACCATGACGCCGTGAAATACTGGCATCCGCCTGACGAAATGCCTGGAACAGACGCGATTGTTCCTGCTCAGGAATGCCAATGCCGGTATCATGAATCCGCATCTCAACCTGGACTTTGTTGTTGCCTTGCGAACGCTTCTCGACGACCAAATCAATATTGCCGCTCTCGGTAAACTTAATCGCATTCCCCACCAGATTGGTTACGACTTGCTGCAAGCGCAGTGGATCGCCAATCACGTTATCCGGAACATCATTTTTGATGTTTAACGTCAGCTCCAGCCCTTTGTCATGGGCCGAATGCGCCAGCAACGTCACCACTTCATCGAGCGTATTACGCAGCGGGAAGGGAATGCTTTCCAGTATCAGTTTGCCTGCTTCCAGTTTAGAGAAGTCCAGCACGTCATTGATAATGGTTAGCAGGTTATTGGCTGAACGTTCAATGGTATACAGATGATCGCGCTGCGTGGGGTTCAAATCTGTTTTCAGCGTCAAACGGGTAAATCCAATTACCCCGTTGAGCGGTGTGCGCAGCTCGTGGGACATATTGGCGAGGAACTCAGACTTAATACGTGCGGCTTCCTGAGCGCGTTTCTTGGCGAGATCCAGCTCAACGTTCTGGATTTCCATCTGTTCAAGTGTTTCGCGCAAGTCAGACGTCGCCTGGTCAATATTATGCTGCATCTCCTCGTGATAGGCGGTCAACGACATCGCCATCGAATTGATACCGTTTTTCAGCATATCTAATTCACCGAGCATGAAACCTTCTACGCGGCTATCAAGTTGGCCGCGACGTATCCGGTCGACCGTATTCACCATATTACGGATTGGCCCAGTGACATCGCGCATCAGGCGATAGGCGAACAGCATCGCAATGCCGACACAGAACAGCATCATCAACGTTGAGATAAAAATTTCTCGGTATTGCTGCAAACGTACCGATTTTAAGTCGAGCTCAATCGCGACGTAGCCGAGCGAATTGCCCGCCGGTTTCGCATCGGTCACTTCTGACTCGTCCGGGGAATAGCTCTCGGAAATAATCGGGGTACGCAGAATTATCGAATCGCCATGCCGCGTAATGCTTAAGCTGTGCGGCGGTTTTTCATTGTTTGGTAACTTCAAGGCTGAAGCATTGAGCTGATAATTGGAGGTGACAAACAGCTTGTTGTTCTCATCAAATACCGAAATCGCCCGCACAATATCGGAATGGCGGCGGTGTAACACGCTGACCAACTGGCGTATGGACTCACGACTGTGAAAACTCATGCCATATTCGCTGGCGACTGCCAGCGGTTCGATAATGTTGGTACCCGAGTCTTCGAGCTGACGCTGCAGGTCGTTGTAACGATGAACGACAAAAAAGATACTGAGCAATAAACCGATCATTAATGTCGGTGCCAGAATCAGGATCATCATGCGTGCACGCAGGCTGTAGTTGGTCATGGGGTTCCGATATGGGACAATTGAAGCAATAGTTAATATTTTTGAGAGAGCACTCTGGCTCATGGCGCAATTCTACTCTGCAAAGCGACGGGTTACGACTCGTCAAATCATAACCGTGAACGTTAATGACCTTGATCCGTTTGGTCAGGGCGTCGCACGCCATAACGGTAAAGCGCTTTTTATCCAGGACGCACTGCCTGGTGAACACGTTGACGTCACGATTACCGAGGACAAACGCAACTTTGCCCAGGCTCGAGTGAAACGACGTTTAAATGATAGCCCGCAGCGTGTGGCTCCGCGTTGTCCACATTATGGCGTTTGCGGGGGCTGCCAACAGCAACATGCCAGCATCGAATTGCAGCAGCAAGCAAAATCCCGTGCGCTGGCTCGCATGATGGGCACGCGTGAGGCTCCTGCGGTGGTGGACGAAATCATTTCTGGTTCGCCATGGGGTTATCGTCGCCGGGCACGTTTAGGGTTGAATTATCTCCCTAAGACACAGACCTTACAGATGGGTTTTCGCAAATCTCACGACAGCGAACTGGTCAATATTCACCACTGCCCGGTTTTGGCGCCTCAACTTGAGGCATTGCTGGAACCTTTGCGCCAATGTCTTTCTGAATTAAAAGCCGTTCGTCGTTTAGGTCATGTTGAACTGGTACTGGCAGATAATGGCCCGCTGATGGTGTTGCGCCATTTAGATGCTCTTCATGACGACGATAGGCAAAAACTGGAACGCTTTTCGCATTCTACAGGCGTCGCGCTGTATTTAGCCCCGGACAGTGAGACACTCACGGCAGTGGGTGGAGATGAGCCCTGCTATCACTCAGACGGGCTACGCTTAACGTTCAGTCCGCGCGATTTCATTCAGGTGAATGACGGCGTGAATCAGCAAATGGTCGCGCGTGCCATTGAGTGGCTGGATATCCAGCCAACGGATCGCGTGCTGGATCTATTCTGCGGAATGGGAAACTTTACGCTCCCACTGGCAACGCGCGCTGAAAGTGTCGTTGGGGTGGAAGGCGTTGCTGCGCTGGTGGCGAAAGGTGAATATAATGCAGGGTATAATTTGCTGAAAAACGTCAC
The nucleotide sequence above comes from Buttiauxella selenatireducens. Encoded proteins:
- the barA gene encoding two-component sensor histidine kinase BarA, with amino-acid sequence MTNYSLRARMMILILAPTLMIGLLLSIFFVVHRYNDLQRQLEDSGTNIIEPLAVASEYGMSFHSRESIRQLVSVLHRRHSDIVRAISVFDENNKLFVTSNYQLNASALKLPNNEKPPHSLSITRHGDSIILRTPIISESYSPDESEVTDAKPAGNSLGYVAIELDLKSVRLQQYREIFISTLMMLFCVGIAMLFAYRLMRDVTGPIRNMVNTVDRIRRGQLDSRVEGFMLGELDMLKNGINSMAMSLTAYHEEMQHNIDQATSDLRETLEQMEIQNVELDLAKKRAQEAARIKSEFLANMSHELRTPLNGVIGFTRLTLKTDLNPTQRDHLYTIERSANNLLTIINDVLDFSKLEAGKLILESIPFPLRNTLDEVVTLLAHSAHDKGLELTLNIKNDVPDNVIGDPLRLQQVVTNLVGNAIKFTESGNIDLVVEKRSQGNNKVQVEMRIHDTGIGIPEQEQSRLFQAFRQADASISRRHGGTGLGLVITQKLVSEMGGDISFHSQPNQGSTFWFYINLDLNPNAVLDGYSTENLAGKRIAYIEQNASAAQSTLNILANTPLEVVYSPTFTALAEAHYDIMLLGMPVTFRDTLSITNPKLAKAVTMTDCLILALPSHCQIDAESLKKEGVAACLLKPVTAPRLLPLLAEHIFNAHPALADNVENKKLPLTVMAVDDNPANLKLIGALLEDHVQNVELCGSGLQAIERAKQMQIDIILMDIQMPEMDGIRACEVIRQMPHHQQTPVIAVTAHAMAGQKEKLLSAGMNDYLAKPIEEKKLYSLLLRYQPGAITALAQPLNIEVTTQTSNQNQTLDWSLALQQAANKPDLARDLLQMLLVFLPEVRNTVEEQLVGENPEKLVDIIHKLHGSCSYSGVPRLKNLCLILEQQLRNGVKPEDLEPELFELLDEMNNVSKEAQRMFG
- the rlmD gene encoding 23S rRNA (uracil(1939)-C(5))-methyltransferase RlmD is translated as MAQFYSAKRRVTTRQIITVNVNDLDPFGQGVARHNGKALFIQDALPGEHVDVTITEDKRNFAQARVKRRLNDSPQRVAPRCPHYGVCGGCQQQHASIELQQQAKSRALARMMGTREAPAVVDEIISGSPWGYRRRARLGLNYLPKTQTLQMGFRKSHDSELVNIHHCPVLAPQLEALLEPLRQCLSELKAVRRLGHVELVLADNGPLMVLRHLDALHDDDRQKLERFSHSTGVALYLAPDSETLTAVGGDEPCYHSDGLRLTFSPRDFIQVNDGVNQQMVARAIEWLDIQPTDRVLDLFCGMGNFTLPLATRAESVVGVEGVAALVAKGEYNAGYNLLKNVTFFHENLEEDVTRQPWAAQGFDKILLDPARAGAPGVMQHVITLAPKRVVYVSCNPTTLARDSEALLAAGYQIQRLAMLDMFPHTGHLESMALFERV